The genomic region aaagcaTATCATTAGCTGATACTACATAGTTactatttgttttcttcttaaatagtttgtaataaaaatatgtaaatgaaattaatataaaaataatgtaaggATTTTGATTAAGCTGTTcacatgcatatataataaaatgactcccggttaaatttataaatactgataactttaatctttaattcaaattaaaaatattgaaatataactatattaagaaaaatcatCTAATTTTAGCACAGTTTTTGTGCATTCTAATTTATCACTTTAAACATATATCTTATATCTAGttactcttttaaaaaaaattaacgactaaattaattccttaattataaattttaaaaattattgttatataCATCAAcacttaaaaattcaatttaatattataaaataagatttttaaaaccAAAGATCATGaataatctaatatatatatatatatatatatatatatatatataaaagagaatTTGATCCTATAATATAATATCACCtgttaatttcatatttattatatatttctttgaaaagtattaaataatattatttaattcaattattaattcaatttaatattattttattatgtaaatagaTTCTATTtgagacttaaatatatttttattctttgtaattttttttattttttattcctataatacataatatatttttttactgtttaaaaCGTATCTTACATGTTTTAAAGACGAATAACAGTATAATCCTATGATTaaatgaaagagagaaagagagaagtaaTTGACAACGTGTTGATTTAATGTGAAAACGCATTGATTTTAGCCAGTTGGTTTTCGTTGTCAATAATAGTCATTAATCTTGTATAATTTACACCCTTTGGCTATCTAAATTACTTCTAGTTTTGGATAACTATTTTGGGAACCAAAGCCCATATAATCATTGCATAGTATACTCACATGACAATGGTCTCCAAGATTGACAACGAAGGCACCCTCCACAGGCTGAACGGTGATCCACGTTTTCCCATTGTCCCTGGTGGCTTGGAGTCCACCCACTTGGTCCTGAAGCAGCAATGTGATGGTGCCAGGATCAGTGTGGCGCTTGAGGCCAAGAGTGAGGTCAGGTTGTGGGCACTTAGGGTAGTAATTCACCACAATCTTCTGGTCCATGTCAACACATGCTTTGGTTAAAGCCTCTTTCTCCAACCCCATTGCCTCTGACAACACCTCCAAGAGATTGCAAGCTAGAGCCATTAGCTTCTCGCTGTATGATTCGGTCACTGATCTCCACCCTTTTGGAGTGTCTGGCCACCTTGTatagtctctctctctcattgggTAGGAAAAGTATATCACTATCTCTCTCCAGTCCTGCACGGACTCACCCTGTCATGTCCCACAAATCATCCACGGAGTTAATTACTTGAATGATAAATCCAAATCGAttcaacataaaaattgaaaactgctcaaaaatatgtgaaattttgcaaagaaaaataaacatgtgatgaaaaatatttactcGGAGATGACTAGAGACGTTGAATCCTCCCCTTTTGCCACCGGACATATCAAAGCGAACCTTTTCGTCCAGTGGCAAGATAAAGAACTCTTTGGCAAGACGGGTCATCTCGGCCATGAGTTGTTGATCCACACCGTGATCAACAACTTGGAAGATACCCCAATTCTTGCAAGCCTCCACAATCTTCTTGCAAATCTCTTCTCTACGACCACCCACCTCGTGGATTCCGGCCAGAGAAATCACCGGGACCTCATTGCTGAATTCATTGTACGCAACCTTTGGACGCTCGTCTTCATCCCGAACGAAGCTCAATTCCAGGGTCTTCTCCTGAGCCAGGTAAGCCAGATCAGTCTTGGCCGTTGGTGCCATTCTTGTCTTTGGGTTAACTTGCTTACGGTGTGGGGATTGAGGAGAATGTGCGTGTGTGTAGTGGAATTAAACAGTAGCATGCaatgtttgattttttgaaGTTTGAAGGATGGTAAGAGAATGCAAGATTGGTTGGTGTTTTATAGCGTGGCATGGAGGGTAGGAGCTCCTACTTACTAACCACGTGTTCCCAAGCATTCCTCTCAACTCTACATACATGTTCCTTTCACGTTGGTACCTAACTTTATTCAATtcgtctctttttttttctccctacaagtcattaaataaacaaaattatgttttatattttatgatattaattatttatattgtttttttagaatttaactAAATTGCACTAAAAGTGTAATCAAATTTACTTCTCGAAACAATCGTGGAATATTAAATAATGAATTATCACAATACGATTATTAACTTTcataataatgtattttaaaaactatgaagccgtttatttaagcctttTCACCACACAATTACTTCTTCATAAAAGataatcactttttttaatttttttatgtacttGTTACGGCTTCTTAACATAACAAGAATCAAAGTTATCAACCTTCTGAGTTTACGCTGAGAATTTTATAAACTCGACTCGTGACTTAACTCGTAAATTTGTTAGAGTTTacttcatataataataataataaaatatttataaataacatattaattaaacatttcaacgatataataaaacataataaaacaaaataataaatcataaagttcagaatatttaattaaacaagtctagtaataatgtatcactactagataataatttgtagaggttatagtagtggtagatcattctcatcgaggatttgatgttattagagaacaaatgtttgatattattaaaggtaaaattttgtatttgagaataacacactaaatgaaaagtatgttgaatgttatacaaagagaaaacaataaaaaaatgacttatattttggtctaatttttttgaCTTGCTAACTCGTTGACTCGTTGATAAACTCGAGAGTCTATcgagtttacttagagtttatagagtttgcctagagtctactaaaaaaattattaactcgTTGACTTAATGATAAACTCGAGAGTCTATcgagtttacttagagtttatagagtttgcctagagtctactaaaaaaagagttaacTTGGAGAAGACAAGTAGACtcataaactcgtaagagttagtGAGTTAATCcaagagtttgataaccatgacAAGAAtcacaattaattattatttttttgaaatgatttttcttattgtaAACAAACATGaattcacttctttttttttaaataaaaacttctGAAAAGTAGtcactaaattattttataccaaaatcacttttttttaatcttgaacAAATTGCTCTGTATCTAAATTGATATCCAAATAGTTAAAGGAATGTGTCATAGTTAAAATCGATATCATTTTtgaatgtcaatttttttaaaaaaatattattttttatctagaaatttaaaagctcaagatataatattaaattttactatattgcaatatttaattatgttgcatatttactattaaattgaagagaaagaaataataataataaaatacagaATATTagcaataaaatataataataataagtaatactaattttatattcattttagctttgagaattaattatttgtctgaatataactatatatatccCAACAATGTTAATAATCTAGTTGCAAAGACCGTGGACGCCCAACTGTACGGTTGCGTAACACAAAAATATGCAGTCCAGTAGTTTAGTTTTAAGATCTATTCTTTTATGTTGTTAAATCACCAGCGTGCTCTACAATTTGCATGTTTTCTTGTTCGAAACTTTCTACCAtgttagatttttcttattttactcCACTCCATACAAAAATCTTCATCTTTAGTCGGCTAAATATGACGTACATAGCAAATGCTATCTCCGGTACGTAGAACTTGTGCATGCCCACTCCTACGGGAGAACAAGGATTTGTTtggtttaaaagaataaaagtgaTATGAAAGTGAATTGAAGTAAAAATagatgaaatatttaaattaaattagaatataaaGGTGTGAGACTCacaacaatttttaaattttttttatctcaaatacatccaaatataattaaaccaaACAATACCAAAGCAAACTATTATAAGTCGATTTATAAGTTTGACAAATTTAAGTTGAAAAAATTGGACTATAGGTAGGCCAAGAACCTACTGGTTAGTTTCACTTTCACAATTTCACTAGAAAGGTGAATGATGATAAAgaaaatttcttattattttgttataattatctTCAATGATTTTCATATAAACAACTAAATTTATGTCAAATCAatcttaatcaatttaattaattttttcgtCAACgagaaatgataataataagtttttttactcataaatattttatctctctTCAATGTTTAATACAAAGTTATGCAACTCATAAACAATTGTTGTTTATCcaaacaattctttttaattttaaacaactcaaaATTACATACCAggcatcaaaatattttttataattggtcTATGTGTACacgtttatatttattttgaaaacattttctctcatctcgattataaaaaaaaattatttcatactcTCTCTTTACAAGATCGTTCTTTTGAATgaattttataagaataaaattaacgGATGCGTTAACAATTTaggagaatttatttttttaagaaatttaaaataattcatgataaaatagttttatttggatagaatatttgaaaggagatttaatttttgatatttttattaataattttgattaactaAAACAGTGTGATTCAAATTCTctaaaaattatagaatttgaatttttttttcggagATGCTCAATCTAACTCACGATGTTCTTGCTCGCGATTCATTCTCGGTCAACACTCGCAATTATGGGTGATCAAAGTTTTTAAGACCGACATCgacataagttatttttcactGATGTTGGCTGAGATTTTTTCGGTCAAAACTTTTTTGTATGATGCcaaccaaagctatttttttacCGATATcagctaatatttttttagatgatgttggttatGGTTGTTTTCTTGCTAACGTTAGTCATGAGAATTTTTTGCTAACGTcagttaagaatttttttttccagtagatgttgaccaatgatttttttggtcGACGTTGACTAGAATTTTTCTACTGACATCAGTCATGACTAATTTTTCAATCGACGTCAGCTAGGTTTTTCTAGCCAACATCagtcaaaactattttttaaccaatatcaGCCATGATTGTTTTTCAGCCGGTGTTAGCTAGGGTGGTTTGGTtgatgtcaactagatttttttagccaacattatttaggattttttttgccgagatcgACTAGGATTTTCTGGCTGACATCCGCCAAAGCTATTTCCTAATCATATTAgctaggttttttggttgatgttgacTAGGATGTTTTCTGCTAACACCAGCTAGATATTTTTGATCGACATCGGACATGACTAATTTTAGTCGACATCGACAAGGTTTTTACAGTCGACATCCACAAGAGTTTTTTCAGTCGACATCAGtcagagctattttttagccaacatcgGCCAAGGCTATTTTATAGACGATGTTGGGTAGGTTTTTTGTCCAACATTGGTCAAGACTATTTTTTAGTCAACTTCGACTAGGGATTTTTCAATCAatgttgaccaatgatgtttttcGGCTGACATCGGGTAGGTTCTATTGGCCGGCATCAaccaagctattttttagtCGATATTGggtaaatttttttgtcaacgccTGCTAGGATTTTTTAGGTCGACGTTGGCTAAAAACAACCTTGGTCAATGTCGTTCGAAAAGACCCTAATCGGTGTCAGTTAAACAAACCCAAGCCGACGTTGGTAAGAAAACCTAGCCAACATCGGctgaaaaatagactcaaccaaTGTTAGTTGAAAAATAGTCTCGGCTGACGTCAGTTGACAAATATTTTCGgcatactttgacaaaaaaactCTATTTGATGTCGACCAAAAAATAGTCTTTGTTGATGttggttttaaaatattagtggTTGTGGTAAGACAAAATAaccctagttaaaattatcaatattttgtatttttaaattattaaaaattgaaaaatattttttaattaatatttcaaaattagattgtgtttgttttctataaagtttaatattaaaatttcatctatttaaaatataaaattgaaaatttgcatatggagaaaattgaattgccttatccaaacaaagaatttaaaattgatgaaatttgaattgatttatccaaacaaagcatttgaaaaatgaaagaaattaaaatcaaaacaatttaaattttaggcATTTCAAATTccctgaaattttgaaatttctaatcCAAACACAAGGTAAGGGTACAATCATCATTTGCAAGATAAGCTTTTTACCAATTAATTcctagaaattgaaaatttcaaataatttagttttatattGGATCTTTTGTATTCTCTCTTGTTTGGATGAGAGAAAATGAATAGCAATTAGGTAAGGAACACTTAAGTAGAAAGAGAGAtatgattaatttcaaaaatattaagttaattttgaaagaatattataaattattgacaaatttaataatattaactaaatttattaattttttaaaggatatAAATAAGTTGAAAGAATCTTATAAAAAGTGATGAAAggagtattaattaaaaaattagttaaaataatttaattttgttccaCTTAGAAAATAAGTTTCCTTAAATTATtcttcatttaaatttgatatcaaatataaaagaaattattggaaataaaatgttcattaaataaaaaatattttggagatGATCCGATTAAATATAGGAAAATTAGATTTAAGatcaaaatatatgaattttttattgcaTAAAATGTTTAAAGTATACGATTtgcttaaaaaatttctttaatatacaTTAACAAATCTTAAtaatatactattatttattattttatatattaaaaatataataaaaggaatagCATTACTGTTATTACAGAGACACATAGCAACACGTCCTTAACTCTTtgtgatagttttgaaagtgaCCAACTTTGTACTCTTTCTCTTTGCATACTTGTAGGGAAACAAACCAATATCGGatcatctttctcttttttttttcaacctcAAATTTCCCTTTTTCTTAGTTCCTCGTGTTTGACTGCTCCTTATTTCTTCTCAAACGACGTGTTAGTCTTATCAATAATTTAATGCCAACCAACTTTATGTGCAATAGGTCAGCACCAATCTGTCCCACCGAATAAATTTCTGCCCAGCGGTACTATTTATTTTGTCACTGCGTTGTGTGTTTGTTGCCTCCTGgtaaacaaaaggtaaaattactttttttttgtcttctaattattttaaatttatttataaaattaattttttaattatattcaatctcgaaaatataatttaaaagttcaGATTTATACGTtgattattacattaaaatattgactATCACATGTTACGTTAGATGATAACCGTCAGGTGTTAGTGCGTTACGTTCTGATTAAACAATAACTGTTACGTGTCACATTTTGATTAGATGTTGACTTCATgaacaatgaaaatatattattgttattatcgTCCAATCAAAATATTACATGTGATGGTCATCGTCTAATCAAAACTTAACACATAaccgttaatatttttttgtaaccaTCAATGTCTTGAGGACCATCTTTATGGGATTGGATATAATTGAAGGATTAAATttgtgaataaatttaaaagaggattaaaatcaaaattaaagataactaaaactaccaaaaatataattttacctaaagaaaattaaagattttattcACACTTTAGGCAAAGTCAACTATAAAACCtggattttatttatgaattaaatttgaCGAATTTCAGGTGGAAAAATTAGACTTATTTCGCACAGTAGGCAAAGTCAACTATAAACGTGATTGGTTTTACAAGAAGTAGGTTATGTatgaaaagcttttttttttgtttattttggaaacaataataataatacttgtCTTTATTTAATACAAGTTAAAAACAGAGACACTTGATATCTctatcattatttaaaaaaaagtaattaaataaaatagtaattataataattttttaagaaaaacgaTAGCAAGTTACATTTCGAaggtttataaaaaatatatatcaaaagagataattgtctttattaatagttataaattaacaaaattatatatattaaaagataatttaaaaataaaaaatatatatatcaaaagagataattatctttattaatagttataaattaacaaaattatt from Glycine soja cultivar W05 chromosome 16, ASM419377v2, whole genome shotgun sequence harbors:
- the LOC114390422 gene encoding naringenin,2-oxoglutarate 3-dioxygenase-like gives rise to the protein MAPTAKTDLAYLAQEKTLELSFVRDEDERPKVAYNEFSNEVPVISLAGIHEVGGRREEICKKIVEACKNWGIFQVVDHGVDQQLMAEMTRLAKEFFILPLDEKVRFDMSGGKRGGFNVSSHLRGESVQDWREIVIYFSYPMRERDYTRWPDTPKGWRSVTESYSEKLMALACNLLEVLSEAMGLEKEALTKACVDMDQKIVVNYYPKCPQPDLTLGLKRHTDPGTITLLLQDQVGGLQATRDNGKTWITVQPVEGAFVVNLGDHCHYLSNGRFKSADHQAVVNSNHSRLSIATFQNPALNATVYPLKVREGEKPVMEEPITFAEMYRRKMSKDLEIAGMKKLAKKKDFENEKHFQELEKAKVEAKPLKEILA